One part of the Cyclobacteriaceae bacterium genome encodes these proteins:
- the pruA gene encoding L-glutamate gamma-semialdehyde dehydrogenase — protein sequence MPKGFFNVPIPKNEPVLSYAPGSKERELLKKALQEARSQVLDIPMYIGGEEVRTDNKKPLSPPHDHKHILGHFHFGDKQHVEQAINAALGAKELWANLGWEHRASIFLKAAELLAGPYRYKINAATMLGQSKNAFQAEIDSACELIDFLRYNVYFMSQIYHDQPESSAGIWNRMEYRPLEGFVFALTPFNFTAIAGNLPTSAALMGNTVVWKPANTQIYAANVIMQVLKEAGLPDGVINLVYVSGPDAGDVIFNHKDFAGIHFTGSTGVFQGMWKTIGNNIQKYKSYPRIVGETGGKDFIMVHKSANAKEVATAMSRGAFEYQGQKCSAASRCYIPSNLWSEVKKYVLEDLKTFKMGGTEDFGNFINAVIDEKAFDSITGYIETARKNLMNEIIAGGKYDKSKGYFIEPTIIETKDPSSITMCEEIFGPVLTVYVYHEENFEQTLELVDSTSPYALTGSIFAKDRYAVELATKKLSNSAGNFYINDKPTGAVVGQQPFGGARGSGTNDKAGAKVNLLRWVSMRTIKETFVPPVDYRYPFLDKE from the coding sequence ATGCCAAAAGGATTTTTCAATGTTCCCATACCCAAAAATGAACCTGTTTTATCGTATGCCCCCGGAAGCAAGGAGCGTGAGTTACTAAAGAAAGCGCTTCAGGAAGCACGCAGCCAGGTGCTTGATATACCCATGTACATTGGAGGAGAAGAAGTTCGTACGGACAATAAAAAACCATTAAGCCCTCCGCACGACCATAAACATATACTCGGTCATTTTCATTTTGGTGACAAACAACATGTTGAGCAGGCTATCAATGCAGCTTTGGGTGCGAAGGAACTGTGGGCAAATTTGGGTTGGGAGCACCGCGCCAGCATCTTTTTAAAAGCTGCTGAATTGCTCGCAGGTCCTTACCGCTATAAGATCAATGCGGCTACCATGTTGGGGCAATCGAAAAATGCATTTCAGGCAGAAATTGATTCGGCTTGTGAACTGATAGACTTCTTGCGTTACAATGTGTACTTCATGAGTCAGATCTATCATGATCAACCGGAGTCGTCTGCCGGTATTTGGAACCGGATGGAATACCGTCCGCTGGAAGGATTTGTTTTTGCGCTAACACCATTCAACTTCACTGCCATTGCAGGTAATTTGCCTACGAGCGCTGCTCTGATGGGCAATACCGTAGTATGGAAACCTGCCAATACACAGATCTACGCTGCCAATGTAATCATGCAGGTGTTGAAAGAAGCCGGATTGCCCGATGGTGTAATTAACCTGGTTTATGTAAGTGGACCTGATGCCGGTGATGTAATATTTAATCACAAGGATTTTGCCGGTATTCACTTTACCGGAAGCACCGGAGTGTTTCAAGGCATGTGGAAAACGATTGGCAATAACATTCAAAAGTATAAGTCGTACCCACGCATTGTGGGGGAGACGGGCGGAAAGGATTTTATCATGGTGCACAAAAGTGCAAACGCCAAAGAAGTGGCTACGGCCATGTCGCGTGGAGCGTTTGAGTACCAGGGGCAAAAGTGTTCGGCAGCTTCACGTTGTTACATTCCTTCAAACTTGTGGAGTGAGGTAAAAAAATATGTGCTCGAAGATTTGAAAACCTTTAAGATGGGCGGCACCGAAGATTTCGGAAACTTCATCAATGCGGTAATTGATGAAAAAGCGTTTGATTCCATTACAGGTTATATTGAAACCGCCCGCAAAAATCTGATGAACGAAATTATTGCCGGGGGCAAGTACGATAAATCGAAAGGCTACTTCATTGAACCCACGATCATTGAAACTAAGGATCCATCATCCATTACCATGTGTGAAGAAATTTTCGGGCCGGTGCTGACAGTGTATGTGTACCACGAGGAGAATTTCGAACAAACGCTTGAACTTGTCGACAGTACTTCACCTTATGCCTTAACGGGGTCTATCTTTGCGAAAGATCGCTATGCTGTTGAGTTAGCCACGAAGAAGTTGAGCAATTCAGCCGGTAACTTTTATATCAACGATAAGCCTACCGGGGCCGTAGTGGGTCAGCAGCCGTTTGGTGGTGCCAGGGGTTCGGGCACTAACGATAAGGCAGGGGCAAAAGTAAACCTACTACGTTGGGTGTCGATGCGCACAATAAAAGAGACATTCGTTCCGCCTGTGGATTATCGATATCCGTTTTTGGATAAGGAGTAA
- a CDS encoding response regulator transcription factor gives MNLTCLIVEDEPLARNLLVDYVKKVPSLKLVEACSNAMDAMEILRKQQVDLLFLDIQMPEITGITFLKILQKRPLVIFTTAYSQYALEGYELDVVDYLLKPITLERFLKAVDKAMQRHQLAHQSTIPLISQPGPEKPDFVFVKDGTKMVKVQLDDILYVEGMKDYVTIHTREKKITTLQRMKVLEEQLPADKFIRVHHSYIIAFKAIDAVHKSDVQIGQAMIPISDSYKKAFREYVDKNHMQ, from the coding sequence GTGAACCTAACCTGTTTAATTGTTGAAGATGAACCGCTGGCCCGCAACCTGCTGGTGGATTATGTGAAGAAGGTGCCCTCACTGAAGTTAGTGGAAGCTTGTTCCAACGCGATGGATGCCATGGAAATCCTACGCAAGCAACAAGTAGATTTGCTTTTCCTGGATATACAAATGCCGGAAATCACCGGAATTACCTTTTTGAAAATTTTACAGAAACGACCATTGGTAATTTTTACAACCGCCTATTCGCAATATGCCCTTGAAGGGTACGAACTGGACGTGGTAGATTACCTGCTTAAGCCCATTACCCTTGAACGTTTTTTAAAAGCGGTGGATAAGGCCATGCAACGCCATCAACTTGCACATCAATCTACTATACCCTTGATTTCGCAACCCGGCCCAGAGAAACCTGACTTTGTTTTTGTCAAGGACGGTACAAAAATGGTGAAGGTGCAATTAGACGATATATTGTATGTAGAGGGTATGAAGGACTATGTGACCATTCATACCCGCGAAAAAAAGATAACCACCCTGCAGCGGATGAAGGTCCTTGAAGAACAATTACCTGCCGATAAATTTATAAGGGTGCACCATTCGTACATTATAGCGTTTAAGGCCATTGATGCCGTACATAAAAGCGATGTGCAAATAGGGCAGGCCATGATACCCATAAGCGATAGCTATAAAAAGGCTTTCCGGGAGTATGTGGATAAAAACCACATGCAATAA
- the creD gene encoding cell envelope integrity protein CreD: MEPIKSTNLLDRFNQWLKESITVKLVSIGFLILILLIPAAWIENMMEERQQRAESVIAEVSNKWSGNQTLSGPILVVPYKHRETIKIDKDQFEIKESTRKAFFLPETLDINGTVNPEKLHRGIFDAVVYESSLTMKASFNKPDFKRLEIAEDMILWPEAHLIMAISDLRGISKNPPVIKSGNQNLTSEPAQNIGVSTHKFERQVQPRAYDDDSSYSIKSATGIVAPLNWNNETDFISLTEINFNLKGSSQLNFVPSGKTTSVKLGGPWPDPSFDGEFLPATREVSDTDFSATWNILHFNRPFAQQWKDSHQDLVGSEFGLKLLVPVDQYQKSIRTAKYGILIIMLTFVALFLVEITQKIRIHPFQYILIGAALIIYYTLLLSFSEQVGYNVAYWISSMATVALIAAYSTSFLRNRRLSFMFTTLLVIFYSFIFIIILQQDFSLLIGSVGLFLIVATLMYFSRKVDWYKGNH, encoded by the coding sequence ATGGAACCAATTAAATCAACAAACCTCCTCGATCGCTTTAATCAGTGGCTGAAAGAATCGATCACCGTAAAACTAGTCTCCATCGGATTTCTAATTCTCATACTGTTGATACCAGCCGCCTGGATTGAGAACATGATGGAAGAACGCCAGCAACGCGCTGAATCAGTAATTGCTGAAGTGTCTAATAAATGGTCTGGTAATCAAACGTTGTCCGGACCAATTTTAGTAGTGCCCTACAAGCACCGCGAAACTATTAAAATCGATAAAGACCAGTTTGAAATAAAAGAGAGTACACGAAAAGCTTTCTTTCTTCCGGAAACGCTGGACATCAACGGCACAGTTAATCCCGAAAAACTTCACCGCGGAATTTTTGATGCCGTTGTGTACGAGTCATCCCTTACGATGAAAGCTTCCTTCAACAAACCCGATTTCAAACGCCTTGAAATCGCTGAAGACATGATTCTTTGGCCTGAAGCTCATCTGATCATGGCCATCAGCGATCTCCGTGGTATCAGTAAAAATCCACCGGTAATAAAATCCGGTAACCAAAACCTAACCTCCGAGCCTGCACAAAACATTGGTGTTTCTACCCACAAGTTTGAACGCCAGGTTCAACCACGGGCTTATGATGATGATAGCTCCTACTCCATTAAATCAGCAACCGGCATAGTTGCCCCACTAAACTGGAATAATGAAACTGATTTTATTTCATTGACTGAAATCAATTTTAATTTAAAAGGAAGCAGTCAGTTAAATTTTGTTCCCTCCGGAAAAACAACTTCAGTAAAACTCGGAGGTCCCTGGCCAGATCCAAGTTTTGATGGCGAATTTTTACCCGCCACACGCGAAGTTTCCGATACAGATTTTTCAGCCACCTGGAATATCCTCCACTTCAATAGACCGTTTGCGCAACAATGGAAAGACAGTCACCAGGATTTGGTTGGTTCTGAGTTTGGTTTAAAACTTTTAGTTCCTGTTGATCAGTACCAGAAAAGCATACGCACCGCCAAGTATGGCATCCTTATCATCATGCTCACTTTCGTTGCATTATTTCTGGTGGAGATCACACAAAAGATCAGGATACATCCGTTTCAATATATACTTATCGGGGCAGCACTCATTATCTATTACACCCTTCTGCTGAGTTTTTCGGAACAAGTTGGCTACAACGTAGCCTATTGGATTTCCTCAATGGCTACGGTGGCGCTGATCGCAGCATACTCAACATCCTTCCTGAGAAACAGGAGACTTAGTTTTATGTTTACCACACTGTTGGTCATATTCTACTCCTTCATCTTCATCATCATTCTTCAACAAGATTTCTCTTTACTGATCGGCAGTGTTGGCTTATTCCTGATTGTGGCTACGCTGATGTACTTCAGCAGGAAGGTGGATTGGTATAAAGGCAACCACTAG
- a CDS encoding alpha/beta hydrolase → MKTRSLLLHVSESIGSVSAELQVPDKMNHIFTLAHGAGAGMNHTFMVGLAKALANERIGTLRFNFPYMEKKKRRPDVAAVAHATVEAALHEVHKLFPDVPVFASGKSFGGRMSSQLLATKQFNFVRGLVFFGFPLHPAGKPGIERADHLRKVMVPMLFLQGTRDELATWSLITEVCAQLPDAILVPMERANHAFYIPKSDALPLLATETVRWIERLG, encoded by the coding sequence ATGAAAACCCGTTCGCTTTTACTTCACGTCTCTGAATCCATCGGATCGGTTTCGGCTGAATTGCAGGTGCCCGATAAAATGAACCACATATTCACATTGGCACATGGTGCGGGTGCTGGTATGAACCATACGTTTATGGTTGGATTGGCGAAAGCGTTGGCTAATGAGAGAATCGGAACGTTGCGTTTTAATTTTCCATATATGGAGAAAAAGAAGAGACGACCTGATGTTGCGGCTGTAGCGCATGCAACGGTTGAAGCCGCCCTTCATGAAGTACATAAATTGTTTCCGGATGTGCCGGTTTTTGCTTCAGGAAAATCATTTGGTGGTCGTATGTCTTCACAATTATTGGCCACAAAGCAGTTTAATTTTGTAAGGGGCCTGGTCTTTTTTGGTTTTCCATTACATCCTGCCGGTAAGCCGGGTATTGAAAGAGCCGATCATCTTAGAAAAGTAATGGTACCCATGTTGTTTCTGCAGGGCACACGTGATGAGTTAGCCACCTGGTCGTTGATCACCGAAGTTTGCGCACAATTGCCTGATGCAATTCTTGTTCCGATGGAACGCGCGAACCATGCTTTTTATATTCCTAAATCAGATGCATTGCCACTGCTGGCTACAGAAACAGTACGCTGGATAGAGAGATTAGGGTAG
- a CDS encoding maleylpyruvate isomerase N-terminal domain-containing protein: MEVPIHTIHLFPKLNEKLIELLRSLTPEEWSKPTLAKQWTVKDIATHLLDINLRVISQMRDHYVGEPPKKIESYRDLVDYLNRLNADWVKATKRLSPGVLIELLEITGKEHHEQLNKLDPFKPALFAVTWAGQTESPNWFHVAREYTEKWHHQQQIREAVGKPGIMTKEFYSPLIETFMQALPYTYRNTKAENGTCIRVSITSEIGGTWYLQKETAGWRMTNEGCEVNTEIFIDPDTAWKLFTKGLSPADAEKRIQFGGDFSLGKPVLSMLAVMA, translated from the coding sequence ATGGAAGTCCCTATTCATACCATTCATCTCTTTCCAAAACTCAATGAAAAACTCATCGAACTGCTTCGCTCGCTAACACCAGAAGAATGGAGTAAGCCAACATTAGCGAAGCAATGGACGGTAAAAGACATCGCTACCCATTTGTTGGATATTAATCTTAGGGTGATCTCACAAATGCGCGATCACTATGTTGGTGAACCCCCCAAAAAAATTGAATCGTATCGGGATTTAGTCGATTATTTGAACAGGCTCAATGCCGATTGGGTTAAAGCCACCAAAAGGTTAAGCCCGGGTGTACTTATAGAACTATTGGAGATTACCGGAAAGGAGCACCATGAGCAATTGAACAAACTTGATCCATTTAAGCCAGCCCTGTTTGCCGTGACCTGGGCTGGCCAAACCGAATCACCCAACTGGTTTCACGTTGCCCGCGAGTACACCGAAAAGTGGCACCACCAACAACAAATCCGGGAAGCCGTTGGTAAACCCGGTATCATGACAAAAGAATTTTATTCACCACTTATTGAAACATTCATGCAGGCATTGCCTTACACTTATCGGAATACAAAAGCGGAAAACGGAACATGTATCCGCGTATCGATAACATCAGAAATTGGCGGTACCTGGTATCTGCAAAAAGAAACAGCCGGCTGGCGCATGACTAATGAGGGTTGTGAAGTAAATACTGAAATTTTCATCGACCCCGATACGGCCTGGAAACTATTTACCAAGGGACTTTCGCCTGCCGATGCCGAAAAAAGAATTCAATTTGGGGGTGATTTTTCCCTTGGCAAGCCAGTATTATCCATGTTGGCTGTAATGGCATGA
- a CDS encoding VOC family protein, with the protein MNKYSIPSQARIGHVHLKVSDLNRALEFYRDLLGFELITMYGHQAAFISAGGYHHHIGLNTWQSEGAPPASPYGVGLFHTAILYPTRKDLAVILNRLREHKYPLTGASDHGVSEALYLDDPDGNGVELYWDKPREQWPQKTDGSIEMFTKPLNLNDLLEELNR; encoded by the coding sequence ATGAATAAATACAGTATTCCCTCGCAAGCCCGCATTGGCCATGTTCATCTTAAAGTGTCCGACTTAAACCGTGCACTTGAATTCTATCGTGATTTGTTGGGTTTTGAATTGATCACTATGTATGGCCATCAGGCTGCCTTTATTTCTGCAGGTGGTTATCATCATCATATTGGCCTTAATACGTGGCAAAGCGAGGGGGCGCCACCCGCATCACCCTATGGAGTAGGCTTGTTTCATACAGCCATACTTTATCCGACTCGTAAAGACCTTGCGGTAATCTTGAATCGTTTACGGGAACATAAATATCCGCTTACCGGTGCGTCCGACCATGGAGTATCGGAAGCACTCTATTTGGATGACCCCGATGGAAATGGGGTAGAGCTATATTGGGATAAACCCCGTGAACAGTGGCCACAGAAAACTGATGGTTCAATTGAGATGTTTACAAAGCCATTGAATCTGAATGACCTTTTAGAAGAGTTGAACAGATGA
- a CDS encoding YjjG family noncanonical pyrimidine nucleotidase gives MTASYTTIFFDLDHTLWDYETNARETLIELYNQHQLHNLGVVTFDEFLKHFKEVNRQLWHLYDHGKITSEVIRSERFKQILEKSGIKNNELSLTLSEQYLNECPRKGHLIPHAQETLDYLSDRYALTVITNGFEDIQRIKILTSKIESYFDHIVTSQKAGFKKPAPEIFQYAMNMNGIDSTACIMIGDNLLTDIAGAKNASIDAVLFNPDGVEHEAEVNHEIRSLKELCTLL, from the coding sequence ATGACTGCTTCCTACACTACCATTTTTTTTGATTTGGATCACACCCTTTGGGATTATGAAACCAATGCCCGCGAAACACTCATAGAATTATATAATCAACACCAGTTGCACAATTTAGGTGTTGTTACGTTTGATGAATTTCTAAAGCATTTTAAGGAAGTGAACCGGCAGCTCTGGCATTTGTATGACCACGGTAAGATTACCAGTGAAGTTATCCGCAGCGAACGGTTCAAACAGATTTTAGAAAAATCAGGGATTAAGAATAACGAACTTTCACTTACTCTTTCGGAACAATACCTGAATGAATGTCCACGAAAAGGCCACCTGATACCGCATGCACAGGAAACATTGGATTATTTAAGCGACCGGTATGCACTTACGGTAATCACCAATGGTTTTGAGGATATTCAGCGCATTAAAATTTTGACCTCCAAAATTGAATCCTACTTCGATCATATTGTTACCTCGCAGAAAGCGGGCTTCAAAAAGCCCGCCCCTGAAATTTTTCAGTATGCCATGAATATGAATGGTATTGATTCCACCGCCTGTATTATGATTGGCGATAACCTGCTAACCGATATTGCCGGGGCAAAAAACGCCTCTATTGATGCGGTATTGTTTAACCCGGACGGAGTTGAGCATGAGGCTGAGGTAAACCATGAAATCAGAAGTTTAAAGGAGCTTTGTACGCTGCTTTGA
- a CDS encoding transcriptional regulator, with translation MSVLVANDSYDFNSLKEILNVTDGNLASNLKALEKEKYLSVSKSFVDRKPNTKYKATEKGRNAFKKHLDALEALLKTQR, from the coding sequence ATGTCGGTACTGGTAGCGAATGATTCGTATGACTTCAATTCATTGAAAGAAATACTGAATGTGACCGATGGCAACCTCGCCTCAAACCTCAAAGCGTTGGAGAAAGAAAAATACTTATCCGTTTCCAAGTCGTTTGTTGACCGAAAACCCAACACCAAATACAAGGCTACCGAAAAAGGAAGAAATGCATTTAAGAAACACCTTGACGCCCTGGAAGCCTTACTGAAAACACAACGCTAA
- a CDS encoding response regulator transcription factor, translated as MKKLKVYLADDHTLFRKAMMSLIQSFVRVGTVKDAENGKELLTLMKHETPDVVVVDLQMPVMDGVETCEKIVAKFPDVKIIVLTMHDSERYVLHMIEIGAHAFLLKNTEPDELEKAIYAVYDNDFYHNAFVVSILRKRVQNKLASHRPEFTKVELSEREKEIVRLTCRELTLHQIAEKLSLSEHTVRNHRANVMEKAGVHTLVGLVKFAYESGLMT; from the coding sequence ATGAAAAAACTTAAAGTATACCTGGCTGACGATCACACGCTTTTCCGTAAGGCCATGATGAGTCTGATACAATCCTTTGTGCGCGTAGGCACGGTGAAAGATGCTGAGAATGGAAAAGAATTGCTTACGCTGATGAAGCACGAAACGCCTGATGTGGTGGTGGTGGATTTGCAAATGCCTGTAATGGATGGGGTGGAGACCTGTGAAAAAATCGTGGCAAAATTCCCAGATGTGAAAATTATTGTGCTTACCATGCACGACAGCGAACGCTATGTGTTGCACATGATTGAAATTGGCGCGCATGCTTTCCTGCTCAAGAACACAGAGCCTGATGAACTGGAGAAAGCCATCTACGCTGTTTACGATAACGACTTCTACCACAATGCCTTTGTGGTGTCCATCCTGCGCAAGCGTGTGCAAAACAAACTGGCCTCCCACCGGCCTGAGTTCACCAAGGTTGAATTGAGTGAGCGCGAAAAGGAAATTGTGCGGCTTACCTGTCGTGAGCTAACCCTGCATCAGATTGCCGAGAAGCTCAGCCTTAGCGAGCACACTGTACGCAACCACCGCGCCAATGTTATGGAGAAGGCAGGCGTGCATACCCTGGTAGGGCTGGTAAAATTTGCTTACGAAAGCGGCCTGATGACCTGA
- a CDS encoding histidine kinase, whose translation MQTYFQRNRIFVLHLLFWCVYLSFNIYSASFYSQVRGYDWSRGLLFTGIQFVFTFAIAYLNYFLFLPRFLQHKKIWRYLLEFVIPFALLVAFRVYVQRMLMGGSPRAEFFSSHMYVIQVAAIALFITIFVSMLRFAAEWFELEARKKEVENEKLYAELNFLRAQINPHFLFNTLNNLYYLAYSKSDNTTEVISKLSQMMRYMIYESNHEKVLLSKEIEYMQNYISLEQLRLNNQVPIKFTIEGVTENIMVAPLIFITFLENAFKHGVNNKSTGAWVNISIVMKGKQCTYRVENSKAPVSADSKEGKSGIGLQNVQRRLELSYPGLYTLLTKDEPDRYAVQLDITLS comes from the coding sequence ATGCAAACGTACTTTCAGCGTAACCGGATATTTGTGTTGCACCTGTTATTTTGGTGTGTATACCTGTCATTTAATATTTATTCGGCAAGCTTCTATTCGCAAGTGCGGGGTTACGATTGGAGCCGGGGGCTTTTGTTTACAGGCATCCAGTTTGTTTTTACGTTTGCCATAGCCTATCTCAATTACTTCCTTTTTCTTCCGCGCTTCTTGCAACATAAGAAAATCTGGCGCTATTTATTGGAGTTTGTTATCCCGTTTGCCTTACTGGTTGCGTTTCGTGTTTATGTGCAGCGCATGTTAATGGGGGGTTCACCCCGCGCTGAGTTTTTCAGTTCGCACATGTATGTTATTCAGGTGGCCGCAATAGCTTTATTCATTACCATATTTGTGAGTATGTTGCGGTTTGCTGCCGAATGGTTTGAGTTGGAAGCGCGGAAGAAAGAAGTAGAAAATGAAAAGCTTTATGCCGAGCTTAATTTTTTAAGGGCCCAGATAAACCCGCATTTCCTTTTCAATACCTTAAACAACTTGTATTACCTGGCTTATTCTAAATCCGACAACACCACCGAAGTTATTTCCAAGCTATCGCAGATGATGCGGTATATGATTTATGAATCGAACCATGAGAAGGTGCTGCTGAGCAAGGAAATCGAATACATGCAAAATTATATAAGCCTGGAGCAGTTGCGCCTGAATAACCAGGTGCCCATCAAGTTTACCATTGAGGGGGTAACCGAAAATATTATGGTTGCCCCGCTCATTTTTATTACCTTTCTGGAGAATGCTTTTAAACACGGTGTGAACAACAAAAGCACCGGGGCTTGGGTAAACATTTCCATAGTCATGAAAGGTAAGCAATGTACTTACAGGGTTGAAAACAGTAAGGCCCCTGTTTCTGCCGATTCGAAAGAGGGAAAGTCAGGGATAGGGCTCCAGAACGTTCAGCGCAGGTTAGAGTTGAGTTACCCCGGCCTGTATACCCTGTTGACCAAAGATGAGCCCGACCGTTACGCTGTACAACTGGATATAACACTTTCGTGA
- a CDS encoding carboxypeptidase-like regulatory domain-containing protein produces MVKYRFVFLISAFFMLCLYAFPSFSQSQRRIIQLSGVVLAEEDNGRVVQLPGTHIYVPKAGRGTITNSLGFFSMPVLAGDSVIISSVGYERQHYIVPDHTSEYLTIVIEMVQDVTFLKEVQVMAFPTEEVFKEAILALNIPTDNSKIDQKNLNQELLALMLKTTPMDGPMNQRYYLDQWAASQNNRFGPVMNPFLNVFNWAKFFQSLKQDGKKK; encoded by the coding sequence ATGGTGAAGTATCGTTTCGTTTTTCTTATTTCGGCATTCTTCATGCTGTGTTTGTACGCTTTCCCATCGTTTTCGCAAAGCCAGCGCAGGATTATTCAGCTCTCCGGTGTAGTGCTGGCCGAAGAAGATAATGGACGTGTTGTACAACTACCCGGAACGCACATTTATGTGCCCAAGGCAGGGCGCGGAACGATAACCAATTCGCTTGGCTTTTTTTCCATGCCCGTATTGGCAGGTGACAGTGTTATCATCAGTTCGGTAGGGTATGAACGACAACATTATATCGTTCCCGATCACACCAGCGAATACCTGACCATTGTTATTGAAATGGTGCAGGATGTTACATTTTTAAAGGAGGTTCAGGTAATGGCCTTCCCTACGGAAGAAGTTTTCAAAGAAGCGATACTGGCACTAAACATTCCTACCGATAACAGTAAAATCGATCAGAAGAATTTAAACCAGGAGTTACTGGCGCTCATGCTCAAGACCACCCCTATGGATGGCCCCATGAACCAGCGTTACTACCTCGACCAATGGGCGGCCTCACAAAACAACCGGTTCGGGCCGGTGATGAATCCGTTTTTGAACGTGTTTAACTGGGCCAAATTTTTCCAGTCGCTGAAACAGGACGGGAAGAAAAAATAA
- a CDS encoding metalloregulator ArsR/SmtB family transcription factor codes for MRLKNFNLTLGSQIFKACADESRLRILHLIFKNGEMCISDLEHILGFTQAKTSRHLIYLKNAGILSFRRYNHWVFYQVKDEVYEIVNQIFQFLHKDQQLQHDQTLYKTLFSNRELAITKIQIQAEQWLK; via the coding sequence ATGCGGTTAAAAAATTTTAATCTTACGCTGGGTTCACAGATTTTTAAGGCCTGTGCCGATGAATCGCGGCTGCGCATCCTGCATTTAATTTTTAAGAATGGCGAAATGTGCATCTCCGATCTGGAGCATATTCTGGGATTTACGCAGGCAAAAACATCCCGTCATCTTATCTATTTAAAAAATGCCGGCATACTTTCCTTTCGCAGGTATAACCATTGGGTGTTTTATCAGGTTAAAGATGAGGTGTATGAAATTGTAAACCAGATTTTTCAGTTCCTGCATAAGGACCAACAGCTTCAGCATGATCAAACACTTTATAAAACCCTGTTCTCGAATCGTGAACTGGCCATTACTAAAATCCAGATTCAGGCTGAGCAATGGCTTAAATAG
- a CDS encoding sensor histidine kinase encodes MDRSPEYQVAFLIVLGTAGMLVLVVAIVLFVIVYQKRVLRAQLEKQQLEADYQQKMLEAALESQENERRRIAADLHDSVGAMLATVKLGMGNMLRSGKAEDQDFTRSVLDETISSVRKISRDLMPSTLEHYGLSAALREFCERLQQASEITFSFMEEGEASPLALRESSTVFRITQELVNNAIKHSGASTITISLAWRKPELKLFVQDNGCGFSVEEKKKQQGGLGLFNLENRARVLGATLTYATAVPNGTRVELSWNYEKT; translated from the coding sequence ATGGATCGATCTCCGGAATATCAAGTCGCCTTCCTGATCGTGTTGGGCACAGCCGGCATGCTGGTGCTGGTGGTGGCCATTGTTTTGTTTGTGATTGTATACCAAAAACGCGTGCTGCGTGCCCAATTGGAGAAGCAGCAACTGGAGGCCGACTATCAGCAAAAAATGTTGGAAGCCGCGCTGGAATCGCAGGAAAACGAGCGCAGGCGCATTGCAGCCGACCTGCACGACAGCGTGGGTGCCATGCTGGCTACCGTTAAACTGGGCATGGGCAATATGCTGCGTTCAGGAAAAGCGGAAGACCAGGATTTTACCCGCAGTGTACTGGACGAAACCATTTCATCTGTTCGTAAAATCAGCCGCGATTTAATGCCCAGTACGCTGGAGCATTACGGTTTAAGTGCAGCTTTGCGCGAATTCTGCGAACGCCTGCAACAAGCCTCAGAAATAACTTTTTCCTTTATGGAAGAAGGCGAAGCTTCACCGCTTGCATTGCGCGAATCTTCAACAGTGTTTCGCATCACACAAGAGTTGGTGAACAATGCCATAAAGCATTCGGGCGCGAGCACCATTACCATTTCACTGGCCTGGAGAAAACCGGAACTGAAATTATTCGTACAAGATAACGGTTGTGGCTTTTCAGTAGAAGAGAAGAAAAAACAACAGGGAGGGTTAGGGTTGTTTAACCTGGAAAACCGTGCACGTGTGTTGGGTGCAACCTTAACCTATGCCACTGCCGTGCCCAACGGCACGCGTGTTGAATTGAGTTGGAACTATGAAAAAACTTAA